One region of Clostridiales bacterium genomic DNA includes:
- a CDS encoding MerR family transcriptional regulator: MLKIGEFSKLSRVSVRMLRHYDEVGLLAPSEVDSMTGYRYYSERQLITAGRIAALRALGFGLSETRELLRLYDDRAALDARLAAQRTRLEALAADTAQKLRLLDTARERLRKEADMNYNVTIRTLPERYAACVRMTIPCYDAEGTVWDVLCRETDHMHLVPDDPCYCSVTFLDEEYKERDVLIEASKTVRGRYPDTEHVRFRTLPPVTYAGCVYRGSYAQISDVIAAVAAWVAANGYESAGPMFNIYHVSPHETQNPDEFVTEVCFPVREA, from the coding sequence ATGCTGAAAATCGGTGAATTTTCAAAACTGTCCAGAGTCAGCGTTCGTATGCTGCGCCACTATGATGAGGTGGGGCTGCTCGCCCCGTCGGAGGTCGATTCCATGACCGGCTACCGCTACTACAGCGAGCGGCAGCTCATCACCGCCGGACGCATCGCCGCGCTGCGCGCGCTCGGCTTCGGCCTGAGCGAGACGCGCGAGCTGCTGCGCCTGTACGACGACCGCGCGGCGCTCGATGCGCGCCTGGCCGCGCAGCGCACCCGGCTGGAGGCGCTCGCCGCCGACACGGCGCAGAAACTGCGGCTTCTGGACACAGCCCGTGAGCGGCTGAGAAAGGAAGCAGACATGAACTACAATGTGACCATCAGGACACTGCCCGAGCGTTACGCCGCGTGCGTGCGCATGACCATCCCCTGCTACGACGCCGAGGGCACGGTGTGGGACGTGCTGTGCCGCGAGACCGACCACATGCACCTCGTGCCCGACGACCCGTGCTATTGCAGCGTGACGTTCCTCGACGAGGAATATAAGGAGCGCGACGTGCTCATCGAGGCGAGCAAGACCGTCCGCGGCCGCTACCCCGACACGGAGCACGTCAGGTTCCGGACGCTGCCGCCCGTCACGTATGCCGGCTGCGTGTACCGCGGCAGCTACGCGCAGATCAGCGACGTGATCGCAGCCGTCGCGGCGTGGGTCGCGGCCAACGGCTACGAGAGCGCGGGGCCGATGTTCAACATCTACCACGTCAGCCCGCACGAGACGCAAAACCCTGACGAATTTGTGACCGAGGTGTGTTTCCCGGTGCGGGAGGCATAA
- a CDS encoding metal-dependent transcriptional regulator has protein sequence MQILRAAEDYLEAMLMMQQKHGYIRSIDIAEQLGVTKPSVTYTTKRLRENGYITMDRDGLITLTPSGMDIAARMLDRHHTLTKFLMELGVDAKTAEEDACKMEHDISEQTYTALCRHAIGNLGILGEDDAGLGETAGTDEN, from the coding sequence ATGCAGATCTTGAGAGCTGCGGAAGACTATCTGGAAGCAATGCTGATGATGCAGCAGAAACACGGTTACATCCGCTCGATCGACATCGCGGAGCAGCTCGGCGTGACGAAGCCGAGCGTGACCTACACGACCAAGCGCCTGCGCGAAAACGGCTACATCACGATGGACCGCGACGGGCTCATCACGCTCACGCCGAGCGGCATGGACATTGCCGCGCGCATGCTCGACCGGCACCACACGCTCACGAAGTTTCTCATGGAGCTCGGCGTCGACGCCAAGACCGCCGAGGAGGACGCCTGCAAGATGGAGCATGACATCAGCGAGCAGACGTACACGGCGCTCTGCCGCCACGCCATCGGCAACCTCGGCATCCTCGGGGAGGACGATGCGGGCCTCGGCGAGACGGCCGGGACCGACGAGAACTGA
- a CDS encoding ferrous iron transport protein A has translation MMPLNLANVGEETLILKVGGNPETRKHLEDLGFVPGGTATVVSAIGGNLIVKVKESRVAISDEMARKIMI, from the coding sequence ATGATGCCGCTGAATCTCGCCAATGTCGGCGAGGAGACACTGATTCTGAAAGTCGGCGGAAACCCGGAGACCAGAAAGCACTTGGAAGATCTGGGTTTCGTCCCCGGTGGGACGGCCACGGTCGTATCGGCGATCGGCGGGAATCTGATCGTGAAGGTCAAAGAATCCCGCGTTGCCATCAGCGATGAAATGGCACGCAAAATCATGATTTAA
- a CDS encoding ferrous iron transport protein A gives MKTLREAKIGETVKVVKLHGEGAIKRRIMDMGITKGTEVYVRKVAPLGDPVEVTVRGYELSLRKADAEMIEIQA, from the coding sequence ATGAAAACGCTGCGAGAAGCCAAGATCGGCGAAACGGTCAAGGTGGTGAAGCTGCATGGTGAAGGCGCCATCAAGCGCCGCATCATGGACATGGGCATCACGAAGGGCACCGAAGTGTATGTGCGCAAGGTCGCACCGCTCGGCGATCCGGTGGAAGTCACGGTCCGCGGCTATGAGCTGAGTCTGCGCAAGGCCGATGCCGAGATGATCGAGATCCAGGCATAA